Proteins found in one Sporosarcina sp. FSL K6-3457 genomic segment:
- a CDS encoding type II toxin-antitoxin system RelE family toxin, with amino-acid sequence MEVLLSKQALKFVRKQENKIQQRIYAALIGLEEIPPVGDIKKLKGVDETYRLRVGTFRIIYTADFEKVVIKVVTIDNRGDIY; translated from the coding sequence ATGGAAGTTCTTCTAAGTAAGCAGGCGTTAAAATTCGTTCGTAAGCAGGAGAATAAAATTCAACAGCGGATCTATGCAGCACTGATAGGATTAGAAGAGATCCCACCTGTTGGAGATATAAAAAAACTAAAAGGTGTAGATGAAACGTATCGCCTACGGGTGGGAACGTTTCGAATAATTTACACTGCGGATTTTGAAAAAGTTGTTATTAAAGTTGTCACAATAGACAACCGTGGGGACATTTATTAA
- a CDS encoding rolling circle replication-associated protein, whose amino-acid sequence MKLPQYHLEKYHIEDYGELFVTDNSAYEDNPEERIEKLRDKQVSKYRVKTIWSGHYLEVEAYPIWTLPSGRRGKKGKSSSNAQQNLNDKNTKKRLIRLVHVNFTEEDMWATLTYANGRLPADHEQAKKDMQNYIRRLKRWLKKQKKYASFELKYIYVTEHDSDEEKGKVRIHHHMITNFPDRDVVEDLWNGGGRLQTRRLQADDYGLEGLTRYITKDKQKDPSKRYTISRNMKQPKVTIADSKMTRRRAEKIASEEVPAHEVFEKMYKGYAFNDIEVKYSDFVSGAYMYVRMKRISGPAKKKRRGGS is encoded by the coding sequence ATGAAGCTGCCACAATATCATTTAGAGAAATATCACATAGAAGATTATGGGGAATTATTCGTAACAGACAATAGTGCTTACGAGGACAATCCAGAAGAACGTATAGAAAAGTTAAGAGATAAACAAGTGAGCAAGTACCGTGTAAAAACGATATGGAGTGGGCATTATCTGGAGGTTGAAGCTTATCCTATTTGGACATTGCCTAGTGGGAGAAGGGGAAAGAAAGGGAAATCCAGCAGTAATGCACAGCAGAATTTGAATGATAAAAATACAAAGAAACGTTTGATTCGATTAGTACATGTTAATTTCACGGAGGAGGATATGTGGGCTACGTTGACATATGCCAATGGGAGATTACCAGCGGATCATGAGCAGGCAAAGAAGGACATGCAGAACTATATTCGCCGTTTGAAGCGATGGCTAAAAAAGCAAAAGAAATATGCATCATTTGAGTTGAAATACATTTACGTGACAGAGCATGACAGCGACGAAGAAAAGGGTAAGGTGCGTATCCACCACCACATGATCACAAATTTTCCGGATAGAGATGTTGTAGAGGATTTATGGAACGGTGGGGGAAGGTTACAGACTCGCAGGTTGCAAGCAGATGACTATGGACTTGAAGGTCTTACCCGTTATATCACGAAGGACAAGCAAAAGGATCCTTCAAAGAGATACACGATTAGCCGTAACATGAAACAGCCAAAAGTGACAATCGCCGATAGCAAGATGACCAGGCGGCGTGCGGAAAAGATTGCTTCAGAAGAAGTGCCGGCGCATGAGGTCTTTGAAAAAATGTACAAGGGCTACGCGTTTAACGATATTGAAGTGAAATACAGTGATTTCGTAAGTGGCGCGTATATGTACGTGAGGATGAAGCGGATAAGTGGTCCAGCTAAAAAGAAAAGGAGGGGCGGAAGTTGA
- a CDS encoding PcfJ domain-containing protein encodes MSKDTERWGVEGNEILSHIPTEFSEEVKRYARDVVLERSRYLFVRRENKELVGYCTHCQQEHAYIDAVKYGQEIKCIHCKSICIMKQNGRGRKYLNDDGYFVWFDKSIKDPNVLVARGIYVQRDYSQAYEKVQTTFAVTAAYVFGDGQSKMVNRTWWGGDTRGWYLRSTVFSESGGAMSSTPHYMAIESIERAVKDTPFQYSTWEHYKDGDLIKLFDVAAKYPCIEYLTKLGLTSIVRAKIQGGRTYGAINWRAKKIDAVLKVTKQDLLEIRKSGLDIRPFTLWLFQQFKKEGAKVSILEVHGFVGLCGGNHIRDDIQLLRKTFSLNQIRNFTIKQYQRKNPKGRHYWSGSQVLVAWRDYLSDARRLGMEVTDESILYPSNLYQAHQKLLKKIKILANKALNDQIKHRLPMLAKYKFESDGFIIRPAESSDELIREGNALKHCVGTYAKRYAEAQIDLFVIRKESDPDKPFYTLEVRGGRVSQVYGLKNCLPTKKVQAFVDAFKATKLKKSTKRKGVAV; translated from the coding sequence ATGAGTAAAGATACTGAACGGTGGGGCGTAGAAGGTAATGAGATTTTATCACATATCCCGACAGAGTTTAGCGAAGAGGTTAAACGCTATGCCAGGGATGTTGTGCTGGAGCGGAGCCGTTATCTTTTCGTCCGTCGTGAAAATAAAGAGTTAGTTGGATATTGCACGCACTGTCAACAAGAGCATGCCTATATCGACGCTGTGAAATATGGGCAGGAAATCAAGTGTATACACTGCAAATCTATCTGCATCATGAAGCAGAATGGCCGAGGGCGGAAATATTTAAATGACGACGGTTACTTTGTTTGGTTCGACAAATCGATTAAAGATCCTAACGTTCTGGTGGCACGCGGGATTTACGTACAACGTGATTATTCGCAAGCGTATGAAAAAGTTCAAACAACTTTTGCTGTTACTGCGGCTTATGTTTTTGGTGATGGCCAATCCAAAATGGTCAATCGTACTTGGTGGGGAGGAGATACTAGAGGATGGTACCTCCGGTCAACTGTCTTTTCAGAGAGTGGCGGAGCGATGTCCTCGACGCCTCATTACATGGCGATTGAAAGCATTGAGCGCGCGGTGAAAGATACGCCTTTCCAATACAGCACCTGGGAGCATTACAAAGACGGGGACTTGATTAAGCTGTTTGATGTTGCAGCAAAATACCCATGTATTGAATATTTAACAAAGTTGGGATTGACCTCAATTGTGCGTGCGAAAATCCAAGGCGGTAGAACATATGGGGCCATCAACTGGCGTGCGAAGAAAATTGATGCTGTGTTAAAAGTGACGAAGCAGGACCTGCTTGAGATACGGAAATCCGGATTAGATATTCGCCCATTTACGCTATGGCTATTTCAACAGTTTAAAAAAGAGGGAGCAAAGGTAAGCATACTTGAGGTACATGGGTTTGTTGGGTTATGTGGGGGAAATCACATCCGCGATGACATTCAGCTACTCCGAAAAACCTTTAGCTTGAATCAAATCCGGAATTTCACGATTAAACAATATCAACGGAAAAATCCTAAAGGGCGGCACTATTGGAGCGGCTCGCAAGTCTTGGTAGCTTGGCGAGATTATTTGAGTGATGCAAGAAGACTTGGTATGGAAGTGACGGATGAAAGTATTCTTTACCCATCCAACTTGTATCAAGCGCATCAAAAATTACTCAAGAAAATAAAAATCCTGGCCAATAAAGCACTAAACGATCAAATTAAGCATCGGCTTCCGATGTTGGCTAAATATAAATTCGAAAGCGATGGCTTTATTATTCGTCCTGCGGAAAGTAGCGATGAATTAATTCGTGAGGGGAACGCGTTGAAACATTGTGTTGGGACTTATGCCAAGAGATATGCAGAGGCTCAAATAGATCTATTTGTCATTAGGAAGGAGAGTGACCCGGATAAGCCATTCTATACACTCGAAGTCAGAGGGGGGCGCGTATCCCAGGTATACGGCTTAAAGAATTGTCTTCCGACAAAAAAAGTGCAAGCTTTCGTCGATGCATTCAAGGCTACAAAACTTAAAAAGTCTACTAAGAGAAAGGGTGTAGCGGTATGA
- a CDS encoding DUF3102 domain-containing protein yields the protein MSEFEIVRSPEIIATEINSLKDQTRSVVLMASVEIGKRLIEAKEKLSHGEWEPWLKINVDYSQTTARNLMKLYNEYGANPQALGDLSYAKAIALVGIAPEEREQFVAENDIENMSSRELQKAIKEKKELEKEIAENAEKEQAASAERENLLKNIEDLKGRLADAENETDGDRAEMEMIESELAAEREKIKQLEKDLKAKPIEAAAVEVIPEEVEKELADLRRKLSEQVDPSDITFRLRFESLVDGFKNMMEALNEVSDSEVRIKYSKAVSGLLNKMDSSLPKPEDIAEKEYERQQVTIFDELVDKK from the coding sequence ATGAGTGAGTTTGAAATTGTTAGATCACCAGAAATCATTGCGACGGAGATTAATAGTTTAAAAGACCAGACCCGTTCCGTTGTACTTATGGCCAGCGTAGAAATTGGGAAAAGATTGATTGAGGCGAAAGAAAAGTTGTCACACGGAGAGTGGGAGCCGTGGCTGAAAATCAATGTTGACTACAGTCAAACTACAGCGAGAAATTTAATGAAATTATACAATGAGTACGGCGCAAATCCGCAAGCGCTTGGTGATTTGAGCTATGCTAAGGCAATTGCGCTCGTTGGAATTGCGCCAGAAGAACGGGAACAATTTGTTGCGGAAAATGATATTGAAAATATGTCATCACGGGAACTACAAAAAGCAATTAAAGAAAAGAAGGAACTAGAAAAAGAAATTGCTGAAAATGCAGAAAAAGAACAGGCGGCAAGTGCTGAACGTGAGAATTTGTTGAAAAATATAGAAGACCTCAAAGGTCGCCTTGCTGATGCTGAAAATGAAACTGATGGAGATAGGGCGGAAATGGAAATGATAGAGTCAGAGCTTGCTGCTGAACGTGAGAAGATTAAGCAACTCGAAAAGGACCTGAAAGCAAAGCCTATCGAAGCGGCGGCAGTTGAAGTCATTCCGGAAGAAGTGGAAAAAGAGTTGGCCGATCTTCGGAGAAAGTTGTCAGAGCAAGTGGATCCGTCAGACATTACGTTTCGCCTTCGTTTCGAATCGCTAGTTGATGGCTTCAAAAACATGATGGAAGCATTGAATGAGGTGTCAGATTCCGAAGTGCGTATTAAGTACAGTAAAGCGGTATCTGGATTGCTCAACAAAATGGATTCTTCATTACCAAAACCTGAAGATATAGCGGAGAAAGAATACGAGCGTCAGCAGGTAACTATCTTTGATGAATTGGTTGACAAGAAATAG
- a CDS encoding helix-turn-helix domain-containing protein, which produces MKERLQKIRNAFHLNQEEFGERIGLSKASISALEGGSRNLTERHIMLLRSELDVSEDWLRTGEGEMFVQSETFSLDEKAQKNNLSELEIDIMRGYMELPPDTRKELMTLFGSIYSRHAETAATVESIPTIEDIAAQEGENHRLEVLAELKTKTSSASIVQSGKELG; this is translated from the coding sequence TTGAAGGAACGATTACAAAAAATAAGAAACGCATTTCATTTAAACCAAGAAGAGTTTGGCGAGAGGATTGGATTGAGTAAGGCTAGCATTTCCGCCCTAGAGGGTGGATCTAGAAATCTAACTGAAAGACACATCATGTTACTTCGTTCCGAACTAGACGTAAGCGAAGACTGGTTACGTACTGGCGAAGGAGAGATGTTTGTTCAATCAGAAACGTTCTCTTTGGATGAAAAGGCACAAAAAAACAATCTCTCAGAATTAGAGATTGATATTATGAGAGGTTATATGGAGTTGCCGCCCGACACACGCAAAGAACTTATGACGCTGTTTGGTTCCATCTATAGTAGACACGCAGAAACAGCTGCTACTGTAGAATCTATACCGACAATCGAAGATATTGCCGCCCAAGAAGGCGAAAACCACCGCCTAGAAGTATTGGCGGAATTAAAAACAAAAACGTCATCAGCTTCAATCGTGCAAAGCGGAAAAGAATTAGGATGA
- a CDS encoding Holliday junction resolvase RecU: MQKSYNRSKANLGKQLERLIDMTHHQYRNKGVADIRKVPTPVQITSNNRGKVTGYTQTGEWVDYVGAHNGKTIVFDAKETKLKSFPLENLQPHQYELLKSWREQGAAAFLIVQFTKLHEEIYLLPFKILQEYWEDAEKGGRKSIPHSAFIERCDLIKSEGGVTLHYLKNIRRCLV; encoded by the coding sequence ATGCAAAAATCTTATAACCGCTCCAAGGCTAATCTTGGAAAGCAATTGGAGCGTCTAATTGATATGACACATCACCAGTATCGGAATAAAGGAGTTGCCGATATTCGTAAAGTGCCAACGCCTGTCCAGATCACTAGTAACAATCGTGGAAAAGTCACTGGCTATACACAAACAGGGGAATGGGTAGATTATGTTGGTGCGCATAACGGCAAAACGATTGTGTTTGACGCAAAAGAAACCAAACTGAAGAGCTTCCCGCTTGAAAATTTGCAACCACATCAATACGAGCTACTGAAGTCTTGGCGTGAGCAGGGTGCGGCTGCTTTTCTTATCGTCCAATTTACCAAGTTACATGAGGAAATCTATCTACTGCCATTTAAGATATTGCAAGAGTACTGGGAGGATGCCGAAAAGGGCGGAAGGAAATCTATTCCGCATAGTGCATTTATTGAACGATGTGACTTGATTAAGAGCGAGGGCGGCGTCACCTTGCATTACCTGAAAAATATCAGGAGGTGTTTGGTGTGA